The sequence TGTTGTTTTAGATAATTTTGCAGTATCTGCacccagcctcacaaccgcagaccacgtgtaaccattccagcccaggaccttcacatccagcttcttcacctgcagtgGGGGTGggtggtgctgaggagtatttctgtctgtaataatggCCTTTTGTGGTGTGTGAGAGTAAAATTGCAAGATTGttatacttttattgcatcaaatggttgtttaatGCAACAGAATATAGGGTTCTTATAACTCGTGTCTGTGTGAGCTGAAAGTGtgcctctgggagataacactgacaggagatttacgatgtcttttgggtgataaaaccaaGAGAGAATGCATTCCAGAGCATGATTTAATGTTTTTGTTCTATAAAAGGTACTAGGGAGAGATGACCCCCAGGGCCAGACCTTGGTTTCTATACAAAGATaatttttacagcagatactgtgttctgtgaattataagtatctttcataaaaatcttaaccttgtgacccattccatacagcTGTTGTCATGTAGACTGAAAGGGGTGTATATTGGCAATAAAAGACCATTGCACTTTTGTCTcagggctctcaacgaatcatgtGAGTGGGATTCGTCAACCAGCCATgattatcgtagagcactcaattaactgtgtgtgtgtgttgtaatgacCTGCTCCCTTAAGAGAATACAGATTGTTTAAGTATAACTGACTTGTGATAATTTCCTAATCAAATGAGACAAAGTTaaggggaaaactcattctggtTGGAGCtgcctccccagtgggtgggcctatgccacccatggctgcacccctgcccagtcatgtgaaaaccaTAGATTGGGGcccaattaatttatttcaatttagtAACTTCCTTATTAGAACTGTaactgaaattgttgcgtttatatttttgttgagtaaACATGGCTAAAAgttgagccacttgtgtggtaCCGATTATCCTGAGTTAGGCTCAAGAGTTGACCAACTCCTCAAACCTGTTTCATAGCGTACCCTTCTGGAGGTTGACATTCAGATTTTGGTGAGTCTATGATCCCTGCTTTTAAAGTCCTGTGTTACAGGGTCTACGTTTTTAAATAATTTGTTGCATCTACCGCTTAGCAGTTCTGCCAAGTTTAAGGTATAAATCACCATTAATTTAAGTCGTCTCTCCTGGTACACTAGATCTACTTCCTCTCTGATCCCACCTTGGGATGTATGATGAGCATAGCTGAGAAGGTCCATTCTAGAATGAAATAGAACACTGCAAGCAACATCACACAGACTGGATTCATTTCAGTCTAGGTCATTTTATTTATTTCCAAGACAAGTGCAGTGGTATAGGCCTAATTCAAGGCAACAAGAGTACACAGGAGAAATAAAACCACTGCCTGCAGCCAGACACACGTATAATACATCAGAAAGCTTTAAGGGACTTGTCCAACTTATTCATTGTTGTGAAGAGAAGTTAGGATGTCAGTGCCATGTGTGTTGGAATCAGTCGACAGCAGGGGTGTTGGAATCTTCTTCGATGGTGTAATAAATGCTAAACTGTGCATTGTTATTCTGGGAAAGACAGGACAGGAACATGCTTAGAATACAGTGTGATAATGACTGCATTTAcaaaggcagcccaattctgatatttttcctgtctgtgtgtgcacaCGTCTTTACCACATTGATAGAGTTTGTTAAGGCGTGCTATGTCCAGGGGGCTCAGGTGATTTCTCTGTCCAATCTGGACTCCACTCTTCTTGGAGTCAATAGTGGGGTTCTGGTTTGATGAGAAGTAATATCTGCCAGGAGAAACACAACAATGGGGTATTTGAGGAAATGCTACTTTAACACAAGGACTGCATCacaatgtcaccctattcccaatatagtgcacctagtttgaccagagcccaggtcaaaagtagtgacttaaatggggagccatttgggacacacagagAAATGTTACTGGATACTGTACAACTCATCTTTACTTATTGCTAGCAGTTTAAAAACAAGTCGAGTAAAATTAAGACTTCATTGGGaataaggaggagaggagtgtgacTGACATTCCGTAGTGCATTATGGAGTCGTAGTCATAGGCCAGGTCCTGAGTGTCTCCTTCCTTCACCTTAAAGTTATCTTCTTTTCCTGGAAGTTAAAAGAGTTACAAGAGGCAGATGTGACTGGTGGACACTGCTGGGTGTGATTGTGATATAGGGGAACGAAAGTGGAAATCTAGACAAGGTGTTGAGATGGAAACCATTAAGTTGAACCTCTAGCAGGAGGAAACTCTACACGAGTCAAGGCATGACTATTGCATCTTACCTAATGAAACCCATAGCGGGTGGCCTTCAAGTTCAAGAGCTTACATGTTATCCCAGGATACCCATTACGGGTGGCAATTGTAGATGGCAATGTTGTGTTATTCATGTAAGGGGAATTTAGCGAACAAGGTTGCTGCGTTCACACCAGGGGAAATTCGCAGGAGTTAAAGAATTCAGTTAAATTCCACATCATTGGAAATTAGTCTATGAAATACATAGTATTGGTTTCAAACTGAAGAACACTGATGGTTACAGAACTGGTGCTGTGAGATTAGGATATCAGGATTCAAGGTTGCTATGATATTAGGCTATCAGGACCTGCTTAGACAAAGCAATTTCAACAGTAGAGAACAGGGTTGCAATGCATGGGGAAATTAATGGCTGCAGTATTTCCGTTATAATGAGTACATGATAAATGGAACGTTTAGGCATAAATATATGAACGCCTGTTGTTCTGTCCTTGTGGTGTACCGTCTATTTTTGTTATGTAGTGTTTCATGTtgtctggaccccaggaagagcagctgctgcttTAGCAGTACCTAATAAAATACTCCATGTCAATAGTTATTCCATACGGTCTTCACTCCAGACCACAAAAAGCTGAACCAGGTGTGCTAGTGTTGGGCTGgtacaaaagcctgcacactgcAGCTCTTCATGGGACAAATTGACCAGCCCTGCCCCTGGTCCACATGCAATGCCCGTGAGGTGGTTTAGCATGTGTTGGTGTGAGTTACCTGAGACCACGTTGTCCCACTGTATGGTGATGTATTGGTCACGGTCTGGCCGTGTGTGCTCGTGGTGCAGTCCCAGGGCATGCATCAGCTCATGACACAGGTTCCCCACGTTACAGGCACTACCGAAGTACAGAGGCTGGGCCCCGCCCTGAAAACCTACATACGACGCACAGCTAGAGTTAAGGGAAGAAAGAAAGGTGagagaagggggtgggggggagaaagagtggatatgacaggaagagagaaaaataaaggaGAGGTTGTGAGTTAACTGTAAACTGCTGGGAAGGAGAGTGTGTGTTAATGTGACCATTTTGGACTCACCCTGTCCCAGAGATTAACTCTATGTAGTTAATCTCATTGGTGTATTCGTGGAAGAGGATACACGTCTGGTCTGAAATCATCTTGAACGCTGCTAGCATAGTTTCCTTTCTGTCCACTGTGGGGATCAGAGACAATTTACCATTAGACGGTGCATATCATTCTCACTGTATTAGAAAACAGCTAGTGTTAGTGTTCATCTCTCCTACTGTATTCGACACTCACCCAGATCATCGTTGATCTTGTAGGGGATAGAAGTGACGCCTTCATTCTCCGGCCAAAGTGACTTCACAGCTAATCGGTCTTCCTGTAGAACAAAACACCTAGTCTTAAATCCAGCTGTCGCTAGAGAGTATAGGCCTCAAATTAAAATGGTTATTTCAGCGTTTCCCCtatgaattttttttttaatggtaaaACTACTTCAAAgtaaacttaaatgactaaaaccagactaagtatgtagaaaagataatggagcaATATACACAGTgtactttccatgacagactgaccaagtgaatgcTATGATCCTTACTGAGGACACCTGTTCAGTCAGTGTATATGAAGAGACCGGTTAAAGGAGAATTGTTAAGCCTTGCGACATGGGTCGTGTAtatatgccattcagagggtgaatgggcaggacaaaatattgaagtacctttgaacagggtatggtaggtgccaggctcaccagtttgagtgtgtcaagaactgcaacgtagCTGGGTATTTCACACCCAGTTtcccccatgtgtgtgtgtgaagaatggtccaccacccaaaggacatccagccaatggcTGGCCAGTGGTCGAAAATTGGTGACACAAATTGTGCAGAGCAACAGacgggctacagttagtcaattGACAGTCCAGTACAACATTTGTGCCCTAAGACCATAACGCACAACTCGTAGTACCTTGACACAAATGGGGTATGGCAGCCGACAACCTTACAGAGTTCCACTTCTTTCAGCAAATAAATTGTTGCAGTGGACAAAGGAGAACTGGAAAaacatctggtctgatgaatcccgtTTTTTGCAATTTCACGCTGATGGGAGGACTAGGGTATGGAGAAAACCACATGCATCCATCATGCCGTGAGTCAACATTGCAGGCTGGTGAGAGGCAGTGTGACGCGTTCACGGCACACATTGCGCCCCATGATAAAAGTGGAGCAATgtttgaatgccacaggatatctgAACATAATTGCAAAccaggtgcatcccttcatggcagtagtgtatccatctgcaaattgattttttcagcaggataatgcccCATGCCACAAGGCCAGGTTTGTCCTGGAATGGTTCCACAaacatgacagtgaattcagcttagtgcagtggcctgcccagtcaccagatctcaatccaattaagcatctgtgggatgagatggaacgagCCATTTCGGTTTAgagatccactaccagccaactGGGCACAACGGTGGGAAGCATTGGGGAAATCAtggggccagcattcctgtggaacgcttgacctcttgtagagtccatgccctgacgaattgaggcttttctgagtgcaaaggggggggggggggggtgcaactcaatactaggtgttcctaatgttttgtaaactggTAGTCCGTGCTGTTGATCCTTCAGATGGtcaaaatatccacaggaaagtactGTTAACACAACTTTTTAGAATGGCGGTACTGAAGTTGAAATTCCTATCACTTAGTAGTATGCCGGCATTGTGTattttcctgtggatattttggGTCTCAAATTTTGACCATCTGAAGGACCAACACCATGGACAACCGGTAGAGCAAGTGCAAATGTACTTCCAGTCAACAACCTGGCTTGAATGATTTTGCAGTCATTAGCTTCAGGCTGTGTATACCAGAAGGTGGTATCAATCGGATTCATCAGCCTAAAAGACGCAAGTAACAGGACAGAAAGCAGGGATCATAGACTCACCGAAACCAGAATGTCTCCCTCCATGATAGCAAGGTCAAACTGTAAGTCCtctgtaacagagagagagggtctgaAACAACATGTACTGGTTACAAGTCACCACCTCTAGTGCCATTAAAGTCAGGACCTCATGATAGAGGTCCAGGATTGCACGCTTCATCTAATGAATGCATTACCTTCTCTGGTTTCAGGTGTTTTATACCAATCATTTTGTCTGTGACGTGGCCCCATCGAGGCAGTAGAACCTGAAGGGAATTGTGAACAAACTAAATGTATAATATCATTGTGTATTGATAGATAAGCCATAAACTTGAAGACAACAGATTGAGTTGTTTCTTTGGGCCACATCACCCCAAGAGACTGACTTGAGAATCACAGTATAGGCCTACCTGTGGCAGAGAAAGTCACATTTGTAGAATTGTTGATGGGGTTTTTAGAGTTGTCCACTGaaacacagaagaagaagaaaaatattACTAAGCAGAACAGTACAATAACATAGTTTTGCAGTACGGCTGGCCTacattaaatttaaaaaagtggAAAACAGGAAAGAGGCCTAGCTTTCAGCCTATCACCTAACGAAATGACTGGTCCCCAATGCAGGCCTGCCTACCTGTGGCAGGGAAAGTAGCATTTGAAGTAGTAGCATTTGTGAAATTGGCGATGGGAACACTGCCCACTGAAATACACAAGTGAAACATAATACATGTgacataataataacaacatggtcaacCAATTGGCATCTGCAGTGAAATTGGCCTGGACTACAGTACCTCAAATGGAAAAAAGTAGGACGTCACAACAACAAAATTACTGGTCCTACCTTGGACAACCCAGAGAATCAGAAGCCAAACCATGTTGCAACGATGATCGTCCCCCAGGATTTGGGAGAAAAGAATCAAAGAAACGGCACAAACAAATTCACGCACTTGCTCTCCTTCCAGTCAAAGAGTGGGCGGGGCGGCAATCACAAAGTAACAGGTGCTGGTGTGGTCACTTGCTTTTAAGTTCTCAACCTCAAAAATATTTGATGCTAAGCGTCTCTCGACTCCTTTTCCTGCCATTTCGACCAAAGGAAGAAGAAGAATGTGCCTCGCTGTTAAACAGTAAACACGTGGCAGTGATATGCCGTGTTCAAGTGCtagtcagaactaggaaactctgaaatgtCAGACATGCGAACTGGTTGTAGTTAAACACGCAGtgctggaaaaagtactcaatagtcatacttgagtcaaattaaatataccttaatagactcaagtaaaagtaacccaataaaatactacttgagtaaaagtctaaaagtatctggttttaaatgtacttaagtacagtggtggaaaaattactcaattgtcatacttgagtaaaagtaaaaagtaaatgttatacatcaaattccttataagGCCGCACGTTTTTCAAAACGGATTTATGGACTGACAGGGTGCACTCAGATCTGGGACAGTGTAAAGtgcatggagaataagagcacctcctcccagctgcccactgctctgaggctaggaaacactgttaccactgataaatccactataattgagaatttcaattagcatttctctacggctggccatgctttccacctggctacccctaccccggtcaactgcccggcaccctccacagcaacccgcccaagcccccaccatttctccttcacccaaatccagagctgatgttctgaaagagctgcaaaatctggacccctacaaatcagccaggctagacaatcgctttctaaaatgatctgccgaaattgttgcatcccctattactagcctgttcaacctctctttagtatcgtctgagattcccaaagattggaatgctgccgcggtcatccccctctttaaaGGGGTGACACTcgagacccaaactgctacagacctatatctatcctaccctgtcgttctaaggtcttcgaaagccaagttaactaacagattaccaaccatttcgaatcccaccgtaccttctccgctatgcaatctggtttcagagctggtcatgggtgcacctcagccacgctcaaggtcctaaacgatatcataaccgccatcgataagagacattactgtgcagccgtattcatcgacctggccaaggctttcgactctgtcaatcaccacattcttattggcagactcgacagccttggtttctcaaatgattgcctcgtctggtttaccaactacttctctgatagagttcagtgtgtcaaatcggagggcctgttttccggacctctggcagtctctatgtgggtgccacagggttcaattctcgggccgactctcttctctgtatacatcaatgatgtcgctcttgctgctggtgattctctgatccacctctacttcagacgacaccattctgtatacttctggcccctctttgaacactgtgttaactaacctccagacgagcttcaatgccatacaactctccttccgtggcctccaactgctcttaaatgcaagtaaaacgaaatgcatgctattcaatcaatcactgcccgcacctgcccgcccgtccagcatcactactctggacggctctgacttagaatacgtggacaactacaaatacctaggtgtctggttagactgtaaactctccttccagactcacattaagcatctccaatccaaaattaaatctagaatcggcttcctatatcgcagcacagcatccttcactcatgctgccaaacataccctcgtaaaactgaccatcctaccgatcctcgacttcggcgatgtcatctataaaatagcctccaacactctactcaacaaattggatgcagtctatcacagtgccatccgttttgtcaccaaagccccatatacttcccaccactgcgacctgtacttTCTCGTTgtttggccctcgcttcatactcgtcgccaaacccactggctacaggtcatctacaagtctctgctaggtaaagccccgccttatctcagctcactggtcaccatagcagcacccactcgtagcacgcgcgccagcaggtatatctcactggtcacccccaaagccaattcctcctttggtcaacTTTCCTTCCAATGACTGGAACgtactgcaaaaatcactgaagctggagactcatatctccctcactagctttaagcaccagctgtcagagcagctcacagatcactgcacctgtacatagcccatctgtaaacagcccatctatctacctcatcctcatactgtatttatttatttatcttgctcctttgcaccccagtatctctacttgcacattcatcttctgcacatctaccattgcAGTGTTTAATTgccatattgtaattacttcaccaccatggcctatttattgccttaactcccttatctttcctcatttgcactcactgtatatagacttttttctactgtattattgactgtatgttttgtttattccatgtgtaactctgtgttgttgtatgtgtcgaattgctatgctttatcttggccaggtcgcagttacaaatgagaacttgttctcaactagcctacctggttaaataaaggtgaaattaataaaaaataacaaaaaaattaaGTATGACAACTTGTTATATtgaggttaaattaaaaata is a genomic window of Salvelinus alpinus chromosome 18, SLU_Salpinus.1, whole genome shotgun sequence containing:
- the LOC139544672 gene encoding low choriolytic enzyme-like, producing MVWLLILWVVQVGSVPIANFTNATTSNATFPATVDNSKNPINNSTNVTFSATGSTASMGPRHRQNDWYKTPETREEDLQFDLAIMEGDILVSEDRLAVKSLWPENEGVTSIPYKINDDLVDRKETMLAAFKMISDQTCILFHEYTNEINYIELISGTGCASYVGFQGGAQPLYFGSACNVGNLCHELMHALGLHHEHTRPDRDQYITIQWDNVVSGKEDNFKVKEGDTQDLAYDYDSIMHYGIYYFSSNQNPTIDSKKSGVQIGQRNHLSPLDIARLNKLYQCE